The genomic window AGAGCCGCAATCTCAGCCTTGAGAGGAGTTCAGTTGAATCATCATTTTCTGAATCAGTGAATATGAGGAAATTTCTTACATACCCGCTGATATCTATCTTTTTCTCTTCAGCGAACGCGGCAGTACATAAGAACAGAAGCGCAAAAAAGGCAACAATTATTCTTATGGCGTTCATAATTTTCTAACCTCATCCCTTTCAACCATGCCATCTTTAAGAAGCACAAGCCTGTTCGCCTTCTCCATTATCATACTGTCGTGTGTTGAGAAGACGAATGTCATGCCGCTCTTCTCGTTCAGGTCCCGCATTATGTCAAGAAGTGTTGATGCTGTATGCGAGTCGAGATTCGCGGTCGGTTCATCTGCAAGGATTATATCCGGCATTGAGACCATAGCCCTTGCGATAGCAACCCGCTGCTGCTGTCCTCCTGAAAGCTCTTTCGGAAGCCTTCCTTCCATACCGTTCAATCCGACTTCGGCCAATATCGAGGCAACACGCTCCCTTCTCTCTTTATCGCCCACGCCCTGAAGGAGCATGATGTACTCGATGTTCTCCTTTACAGTGAGCACGGGGATAAGGTTATAGGACTGGAATATAAAACCGATATGGTCGCGCCTGAAGTCTGAAAGCTCACTCCCCTTTAATCCGCTTATCAGCCTGCCGGAGAGCATCACACTTCCGCTTGTCGGGGTGTCAAGGCCGCTCATGATATTCAAAAGTGTGGTCTTGCCTGAACCCGACGGCCCGGCGATAGCGGTGAACTCGCCTCTTTGTATGGAGAGGCTGAGCCGATTAACCGCATGCACCTCTGAGCCGTCAGTGTTATATATCTTTGATACCTGCTGTATCTCTATTACGTTTTCAGACATAACTACATACTCCTTTGCATCGCCTTTGCAGGCGTCATCTTTGCCGCAAAGACGGCCGGATATATTGCGGCGATAATCGAAAAAACAAATATGAGAAGCGGGTAGAAGGTGAACTGCTTCAGCGCGAGTTCAGGATAGAGAAGCTCATTTACCGTTACGCCCGCAAACTCAATGCCTCTATAATCTATACCATACCATGAAAAGAATGTGACAACGCCTACCCCCATCAGAAGCCCCATCAGGATGCTTATTGCAGAGAGCGACGCAGCCTCAAAAAAGATCATCAGCGCCATGCTCCCCGGACGCGTTCCAACCGCGCGCAGAACGCCGAACTCGAACATCCTCTCATAAAGCGACATAAATAACGCGTTCATTATTATCACCGCCACTATGCAGAATACAAGGGTCGATGTGATGATCGTGGATATCTCGGTCATCTGAATAACTCCGTCAAGCTGCGGTATCAGGTCTCTCCATCCTGACGCCTCGTTCTTATTTCCTGAATATCTGTTCCAGAAAGAGAGCGTCCTGTTGCCTGCGTTGTCAAGGTCTTTGAACTTCAGAACTATCTCATGAGTCCCTTTGCCCAATCCAAGAAGCTGCCGCGCCTTATTTATATGTATAAATGCCATGCCGCTGTCAGCCTCTCTTATGCCCATGTGAAATATTCCCGATATCCTGAACATCTCCTGAGAGAGCTCGCCTGTGCCAGCCTGCGCGACCGTCAGTACAAGCCTGTCGCCGAGCCCTGCCTCAAGCGTCTCTGCCGCTTTTGAGCCGATGAGAATCTGCCTCTCGCCTTCGGGCTGAAGGTATTCGCCGTTCCTGACCGCCTCATCTATCATTGATACATCCTTCTCCTTTTCAGGCGCTATGCCGTAGAGCAGGACAGAGGTAACTCCTGCCGGTGAACTTAACATGGCGAATGATGCTGTCCTTGGGGCATAGGCTTTAAGCAGGGCCTCTTTATCCAATGAGGCGAGAATATCCTCTGAGCCGTCTATCGTTTTTTCAACATCAAGCGTATCGCTGAAACCTTTTGCGTGTATCTGCCCCTGGCCGAGGAATGTGTCAGTAGCCGTGCTTATCATGCCCTTTATCATGCCTATGTAAAGGCCGTCTATCAGCATGAGCGAGGCGAGGGTGATGCCAACCGCCATTCCTGAGAGAAATGTTCTCCTCTTGTTTCTGAGCACATTGCGCCATGCGAGTTTTAGAAGTATCTTCATAATTTATAATAACTCCCCCCTTCCCCCTCTTAATTTAAGAGGGGGTGGCAAAGCCGGGGGCGTTAATTTAATAAGGGGGGAGTTACGCCCTCATCGCCTTAACCGGCACTATCTTCGCAGCCCTTACCGCAGGCCATATGCTCACTATCAAGGCTGTCGCGATAATTATCAGAGGCGGCACAAATATAGACCGCAAACTTATTTCAGATGTGATCTTCGTAAAGAGGTAGCCCCCGTATTCTATCGGCGTTGGATATGTAATGCCGTATATATGAAACCACCAGTTCGCTGCAATGCCTATTGCCGTACCGGCCAGTATGCTGAGCAGAGAGAGAAATAATGTCTCAAGGACTATCAGCTGAAATATCTGCAGCGGCCTTGTGCCGAGCGCCCGGAGCACTCCGAATTCACGCGTCCTCTCAAGCACGACCATGAGGATCGTATTCAGCACGCCTACGGCTATGATTATCGTAAAGACTATGATGGAGTAGCGGTTTCCCTTGAGGTCAGCCTGCATCGCGCTGTAAAATTGCGCCTCAATAACCTGCCACGGGTCAATGTCGGTCATCGGGTCATTAAGTGTTTCAGCTATGAGGCGCGCTGCCTCCTGTGTCTTTGAATGGTCATTGAGTACAACAGCTATCTCATGAACGCCCTCATCCATTGCGAGAAAATCCTGAAGCGTCTTTATATGGATGTAGCACTTTGACTCGCCGTAGGATTTGCCCTCGCCGCCTGTAATCCCCGTAACCCTGTAAAGCCCGTTTGCCATAGAGCCGTCAACGCCCTGCGCTATAAGCGCTACCTCATCCCCAAGACCCACTCCCAACACCCGCGCGAGGCCGTCGCTTATCACAACCTCCAACTCAGGAGAAGCTGAAAGGAAACTCCCTTTACTCACCTTGTTTTTAAGACGGGTCGTCTTCGCCTCTCTGACAGGATCAATGCCCATGACAGTTACGCCTGTTGTCTTCTTTCCTGCGGAAGAGCCCGAAGAGCGCGCATCCGCCTGCCATCATCATGCCAGTCAGTATCGAGCGCCACTTGTTGCGGAAGATGTTTCGGAAGGCTATCTTATGGATGATCATTTCATTCTCTGAAGGTTCCTTAATGTGAAAACATCCGGCTCAAGCTTTATATCAAACTCCAGATCAATGTATTTAATAACAGTCTTCTTCTCAGGCTTATTCAAAGGCCTCATCACAAGCATCGAAGGGATCTTTCTTCCGCTGAAGGTCTTCGGTTCGCTGAACTCCATGATCCTCATCTTCTGCCCCTTCTCGTCATAGTATGTCTCCCGCACCGGCAGGTAATCCCCTTTGCTGACAACGAGGATTATCTTTGCCCAGACCGTCGGGATATCAGCTTTAGGAATCAGCTCGATATAATAATTAGCAGTATCAGCGTCTTCGGGAGTTATCAGTCTCCCGGTATAATCTTCCCTCATGGAGCTCTCCTTCACAAGGTCGTCATTCGTAAAGTCAGACCCCATCCACGAACTCATCATCATTGACGGCGGGACCTTCATCACCTTGTTTATTTTGGGGAAGTAGTTCCACATCTCATTCTTCATCCTGAGCGTCGCGATGTCAGCGTCCTTCTTCGGGCTCTTTATGCGGATGAAGGTCATATCAAGCCCCTCGCTCCAGATATCCATGGTGAGCGTGCGCTCCCAGTTCTCGGATGCTATCATCATCTCAATCTGCCCGCGGCTCGTCTTGCTGCGGTAGAGCTTGTCCATCTTGTCAACTATCTCATCAACGCTCAGCGCATCATCTGCGTATGATGGGGATAGCGGCGCTGATGAAATAAAGAGGGTCAATAATATGAGCAGATTTCTTAGAAATATCATAAGAACAATATATCATAAAAAAGAGGAAGAGCATGAATAAATTATTCCAATAAACCTCTCTGCCACAGAGATGGAAGGATATTTTAAAGTCTCCCCTCCCTTGAGGGGAGGGGATTAAGGGGAGGGTGAAAATTCTTCTTAAATTATCTTGGAAACTCTATAGCAATACTACATTGGATCATCAACATTCAATATTAATACAGTAATGTTTAGTATTGCCCTCAGAAAAACCTTGACAACCTGTGTGATTTATCAATAATGTATTGCATAAAATTATCGAGGGCAGCTTTAGCCATGTGGAGGACATAACATGATTGAAGGAATGATCTTTTCAGCGCTTGGAGGACTGTTATCAAGTGCTTTGAGCGGCGTTGTTGGCAATAGGACAGATGCTGCGGTATACAGTGCATGGCGTGTTATTGGTAAACGATTAAGAGAAGGTGGTAGACCTATAAACCACGATCTTCAACGCGCAGTTATTCGGTCTTACATTAGCGCACTGATTACGATTTGCAATGAGTGTCTGGCAGAGTTGAGAGAAAATAAAAAAAGGCATGAAAAGGAAATCCGCTGGTTTGAAGATAAAATCACAGTATCTGAGAACAAAATTAAGGAACTTGAAAAAAGTACCGAATATGTAGTGCCGCCATTAGAATCATTCAGTGAGATAGAATTACTGCTAACGCCGGAAGGTGCGCTTGCAAGGGAGAGAATAGAGACAATTAAAGGAAAACTTATTCAGGCATCTATCGATTCAGATGGTATCCCACCGTGTTTTAAGGGAAAGATCGAAAAACCGAACGCTGGATTGTTTGAACTTATGTCTCTCTTTTTTGCCAGAGAAATAAAACAGAACGAGGTAGTGCGTAATATCTTTGAGGGACAACTGCTTGCAAAGATGGATATTGAACTACAGGGGCATCGGTTGACAATAGATCTGCTTGAGGTATCACTGCTCGGTGTGGCAAAAGAAGTTTCTGAAGTATTAAGCATTACTACGCGGACAGAAGCAAAGGTTGATTCGATTGCTGCGGATGTCAAGAAAATACTGGAACCAACGAAGGGAATAAAACGGCCTGAAATACCTGATGATGTACGCGCTCTCCTTGAGGAAAGCGCAAATCTACTGAACGTTGGTAAATACGAAAATGCCAGAAGTGTTACACAAAAAGCATTAGAACTCGCCATTTCCCACGCTGATAATATTGCTATAGCAAGAGCAAAGAATCTCCTGTCTATTATTTTGCATGAAAATGATAACAAGCACGATGATGCAATCAAACTGCTTAAAGAGGCTTTGACAATATTTAGAGATGCTAAGTCAGAAGAGGATATAGCAAATACATTAGGTCTTATAGGGAACACTGAGATTGATGGGGAAAATTTTGATGCAGGGAAAGCCTTTCTTGTCGAAGCGTTAGAGATTTACAAAAAACTCGGGGATAAAATAGGCATAGCACAGAAGCTTGTAAAACTCGGATGGATAGACCATC from Nitrospirota bacterium includes these protein-coding regions:
- a CDS encoding ABC transporter permease encodes the protein MKILLKLAWRNVLRNKRRTFLSGMAVGITLASLMLIDGLYIGMIKGMISTATDTFLGQGQIHAKGFSDTLDVEKTIDGSEDILASLDKEALLKAYAPRTASFAMLSSPAGVTSVLLYGIAPEKEKDVSMIDEAVRNGEYLQPEGERQILIGSKAAETLEAGLGDRLVLTVAQAGTGELSQEMFRISGIFHMGIREADSGMAFIHINKARQLLGLGKGTHEIVLKFKDLDNAGNRTLSFWNRYSGNKNEASGWRDLIPQLDGVIQMTEISTIITSTLVFCIVAVIIMNALFMSLYERMFEFGVLRAVGTRPGSMALMIFFEAASLSAISILMGLLMGVGVVTFFSWYGIDYRGIEFAGVTVNELLYPELALKQFTFYPLLIFVFSIIAAIYPAVFAAKMTPAKAMQRSM
- a CDS encoding outer membrane lipoprotein-sorting protein, coding for MIFLRNLLILLTLFISSAPLSPSYADDALSVDEIVDKMDKLYRSKTSRGQIEMMIASENWERTLTMDIWSEGLDMTFIRIKSPKKDADIATLRMKNEMWNYFPKINKVMKVPPSMMMSSWMGSDFTNDDLVKESSMREDYTGRLITPEDADTANYYIELIPKADIPTVWAKIILVVSKGDYLPVRETYYDEKGQKMRIMEFSEPKTFSGRKIPSMLVMRPLNKPEKKTVIKYIDLEFDIKLEPDVFTLRNLQRMK
- a CDS encoding ABC transporter ATP-binding protein; this encodes MSENVIEIQQVSKIYNTDGSEVHAVNRLSLSIQRGEFTAIAGPSGSGKTTLLNIMSGLDTPTSGSVMLSGRLISGLKGSELSDFRRDHIGFIFQSYNLIPVLTVKENIEYIMLLQGVGDKERRERVASILAEVGLNGMEGRLPKELSGGQQQRVAIARAMVSMPDIILADEPTANLDSHTASTLLDIMRDLNEKSGMTFVFSTHDSMIMEKANRLVLLKDGMVERDEVRKL
- a CDS encoding ABC transporter permease; the protein is MGIDPVREAKTTRLKNKVSKGSFLSASPELEVVISDGLARVLGVGLGDEVALIAQGVDGSMANGLYRVTGITGGEGKSYGESKCYIHIKTLQDFLAMDEGVHEIAVVLNDHSKTQEAARLIAETLNDPMTDIDPWQVIEAQFYSAMQADLKGNRYSIIVFTIIIAVGVLNTILMVVLERTREFGVLRALGTRPLQIFQLIVLETLFLSLLSILAGTAIGIAANWWFHIYGITYPTPIEYGGYLFTKITSEISLRSIFVPPLIIIATALIVSIWPAVRAAKIVPVKAMRA